From the genome of Acidimicrobiales bacterium, one region includes:
- a CDS encoding glucose 1-dehydrogenase, with translation MRAVTVIPKTPSSATLAEIPEPDESEGSVLVETLAVGVCGTDAEIVHGDYGWSPPGRSALVLGHESLGRVAEAPAGGELHAGDLVVCIVRRPDPVPCYACAVGQWDACRNGQYTEHGIKEIDGFMRERYRSNPDALVKLEPSLSSLGVLLEPTTVVAKAWAQLEAIGNRAAWKPESCLVVGAGPIGLLAALLARQRGLAVTVVDQVDKGLKPDLVAALGGTYHQGSLDSLKGSADVVIECTGVPDLVLQSIAAAAIGGVVCLTGISPVGTSESADFGDIARQMVLGNTTVVGSVNANRDHYEAGAQALHAADPEWLGRLITRRVPIEHFDQALQRSPDDVKVVIEIGAA, from the coding sequence ATGCGCGCTGTCACCGTGATCCCGAAGACCCCCTCCTCGGCCACCCTCGCCGAGATCCCCGAGCCGGACGAGTCCGAGGGCAGCGTCCTCGTCGAGACCCTCGCCGTCGGCGTCTGCGGCACCGACGCCGAGATCGTGCACGGCGACTACGGCTGGAGCCCCCCGGGGCGCTCCGCCCTCGTCCTCGGCCACGAGTCGCTTGGCCGCGTCGCGGAGGCCCCCGCCGGCGGCGAGCTGCACGCGGGCGACCTCGTCGTCTGCATCGTGCGCCGGCCGGACCCTGTCCCGTGCTACGCCTGCGCCGTCGGGCAGTGGGACGCCTGTCGCAACGGCCAGTACACCGAGCACGGCATCAAGGAGATCGACGGCTTCATGCGCGAGCGCTACCGCTCGAACCCCGACGCCCTCGTGAAGCTCGAGCCCTCGCTGTCGAGCCTCGGCGTCCTCCTCGAGCCGACGACGGTCGTCGCCAAGGCCTGGGCGCAGCTCGAGGCGATCGGCAACCGCGCCGCCTGGAAGCCCGAGAGCTGCCTCGTCGTCGGCGCGGGGCCCATCGGCCTGCTCGCCGCGCTCCTCGCCCGCCAGCGCGGCCTCGCCGTGACCGTCGTCGACCAGGTCGACAAGGGGCTGAAGCCCGACCTCGTCGCCGCCCTCGGCGGCACCTACCACCAGGGCTCCCTCGACTCGCTGAAGGGCTCGGCCGACGTGGTCATCGAGTGCACCGGCGTCCCGGACCTCGTCCTCCAGTCGATCGCCGCGGCGGCGATCGGCGGCGTCGTCTGCCTCACGGGGATCTCCCCCGTCGGCACCAGCGAGAGTGCCGACTTCGGCGACATCGCCCGCCAGATGGTGCTCGGCAACACCACCGTCGTCGGCTCGGTGAACGCCAACCGCGACCACTACGAGGCGGGCGCGCAGGCGCTGCATGCCGCGGACCCCGAGTGGCTCGGCCGGCTGATCACGCGGCGCGTCCCGATCGAGCACTTCGACCAGGCGCTGCAGCGCTCCCCTGACGACGTGAAGGTGGTCATCGAGATCGGGGCTGCGTGA
- a CDS encoding CoA transferase subunit A, which produces MDKVFSSAAEAVADISSGSSFCVGGFGLCGVPIVLIDAVAALDIDSLHVVSNNCGTDGFGLGVLLSEHRIARVTASYVGENAEFARQYLAGEVEVELTPQGSLAERMRAGGCGIPAFYTLAGVGTLVGDGGLPWRYAADGSVALPSPKKETRTFNGRDYILEESITTDYALVRAAVADTAGNLVFHESARNFNPLCAMAGRITIVEAEEIVGAGEIAPDEVHLPGIFVQRIAPVPVGTEKRIEKRTVAPRLEAVS; this is translated from the coding sequence ATGGACAAGGTCTTCAGCTCGGCCGCCGAGGCGGTCGCCGACATCTCGAGCGGCTCGTCGTTCTGCGTCGGCGGCTTCGGCCTGTGCGGCGTGCCGATCGTGCTCATCGACGCGGTCGCGGCGCTCGACATCGACTCGCTGCACGTCGTCTCGAACAACTGCGGGACCGACGGCTTCGGCCTCGGCGTCCTGCTCTCCGAGCACCGCATCGCGCGCGTCACCGCCTCCTACGTCGGCGAGAACGCAGAGTTCGCCCGGCAGTACCTGGCGGGCGAGGTGGAGGTGGAGCTCACCCCCCAGGGCAGCCTCGCCGAGCGGATGCGTGCCGGCGGCTGCGGGATCCCCGCCTTCTACACCCTCGCCGGGGTGGGGACGCTCGTCGGCGACGGCGGCCTCCCGTGGCGGTACGCGGCCGACGGCTCGGTCGCGCTCCCCTCGCCGAAGAAGGAGACCCGCACCTTCAACGGCCGCGACTACATCCTCGAGGAGTCGATCACGACCGACTACGCGCTCGTGCGCGCCGCGGTCGCCGACACCGCCGGGAACCTCGTCTTCCACGAGTCGGCGCGCAACTTCAACCCACTCTGCGCGATGGCGGGGCGCATCACCATCGTCGAGGCCGAGGAGATCGTGGGCGCCGGCGAGATCGCCCCCGACGAGGTCCACCTGCCCGGCATCTTCGTGCAGCGGATCGCCCCCGTCCCCGTCGGGACGGAGAAGCGCATCGAGAAGCGGACGGTCGCACCGAGACTGGAGGCGGTCAGCTGA
- the egtD gene encoding L-histidine N(alpha)-methyltransferase — translation MAAGRRTGGEGAAADGEGAEGVRLEVRISAAARRRELEEDVRRGLGGVEKSLPPNWFYDDEGSRLFEAITRLEEYYPTRTEAAILTAHAGEIAGRSRARALAELGSGLSEKTLLLLDALAGDGRLERISTLDVCEEVLRDAAAALHARYGVAVHAVVGDFRRDLGALPREGRRLVCFLGGTIGNFAPAARQRFLVDLEATMAHDDYLLLGTDLVKEPARLVAAYDDEAGVTAAFNRNLLVVLNRELGGDFDPAAFDHVALWNEKEHWIEMHLRARRAQRVRLAALDLTVSFAEGESLLTEISAKFTPDGIGQELAAANFVVEERFTDPRGDFLLTLARPYC, via the coding sequence GTGGCGGCCGGGCGCCGGACAGGCGGCGAGGGGGCGGCGGCCGATGGGGAGGGCGCCGAGGGGGTGCGCCTCGAGGTGCGCATCTCAGCCGCGGCGCGACGCCGCGAGCTCGAGGAGGACGTGCGCCGCGGCCTCGGCGGCGTCGAGAAGTCGCTCCCCCCGAACTGGTTCTACGACGACGAGGGGAGCCGTCTCTTCGAGGCGATCACCCGCCTCGAGGAGTACTACCCGACCCGCACCGAGGCGGCGATCCTCACCGCGCACGCCGGAGAGATCGCCGGCCGCAGCCGGGCGCGCGCCCTTGCCGAGCTCGGCTCCGGCCTCTCGGAGAAGACCCTCCTGCTCCTCGACGCGCTCGCCGGCGACGGTCGCCTTGAGCGCATCTCGACCCTCGACGTCTGCGAGGAGGTGCTGCGCGACGCCGCCGCGGCGCTGCACGCCCGCTACGGCGTCGCCGTGCACGCGGTCGTCGGCGACTTCCGCCGCGACCTCGGGGCGCTGCCGCGCGAAGGGCGGCGCCTCGTCTGCTTCCTCGGCGGGACGATCGGCAACTTCGCCCCCGCCGCCCGGCAGCGCTTCCTCGTCGACCTCGAGGCGACGATGGCCCACGACGACTACCTCCTCCTCGGCACCGACCTCGTGAAGGAGCCGGCGCGCCTCGTCGCCGCCTACGACGACGAGGCGGGGGTGACCGCGGCCTTCAACCGCAATCTCCTCGTCGTGCTCAACCGTGAGCTCGGCGGCGACTTCGACCCCGCCGCCTTCGACCACGTCGCGCTGTGGAACGAGAAGGAGCACTGGATCGAGATGCACCTGCGCGCCCGCCGCGCGCAGCGCGTGCGCCTCGCAGCCCTCGACCTCACGGTCTCGTTCGCCGAAGGGGAGTCGCTCCTCACCGAGATCTCGGCGAAGTTCACCCCCGACGGCATCGGTCAGGAGCTCGCCGCCGCGAACTTCGTCGTCGAGGAGCGCTTCACCGACCCCCGCGGCGACTTCCTCCTCACCCTCGCCCGCCCCTACTGCTGA
- a CDS encoding MBL fold metallo-hydrolase, which produces MSAPTPAAVAPGIVEIDTLLGGWRQTTAGYLVGDEQPVLIETGSQSSVPTVLEALAGLGLGPDDLSGIAVTHIHLDHAGGVGDLAAHFPRATVYVHELGARHLVDPSRLVASAARVYGDKLDGLYGRLEPTEAGRIVVLGDGEALPVDGRRVLAVDSPGHAKHHLGFFDEESGLLFAGDAVGVRLPDIGVLRPATPPPDFDLELALASLARFAAHSPAAIVLAHYGVVPGEAAAVLADAAETLRSWAGVARGAFLAGNDIATALEGAFGGDFSHLDDAARHRAETLNGIHSNADGFRRWLETTAAPAEGEPQP; this is translated from the coding sequence GTGAGCGCACCGACGCCGGCGGCGGTCGCCCCGGGCATCGTCGAGATCGACACCCTGCTCGGCGGCTGGCGGCAGACCACCGCCGGCTACCTCGTCGGCGACGAACAGCCGGTGCTCATCGAGACCGGCAGCCAGAGCTCGGTGCCGACCGTCCTCGAGGCGCTCGCCGGCCTCGGCCTCGGCCCCGACGACCTCTCGGGGATCGCGGTCACCCACATCCATCTCGACCACGCGGGGGGCGTCGGCGACCTCGCCGCGCACTTCCCGCGCGCCACCGTCTACGTCCACGAGCTGGGCGCCCGCCACCTCGTCGACCCGAGCCGCCTCGTCGCCTCGGCGGCGCGCGTCTACGGCGACAAGCTCGACGGCCTCTACGGCCGGCTGGAGCCGACCGAGGCCGGGCGGATCGTCGTCCTCGGCGACGGCGAGGCCCTCCCCGTCGACGGCCGGCGCGTCCTCGCCGTCGACTCCCCCGGCCACGCCAAGCACCACCTCGGCTTCTTCGACGAGGAGAGCGGCCTGCTCTTCGCCGGCGACGCGGTCGGCGTGCGCCTCCCCGACATCGGCGTGCTGCGCCCCGCGACCCCACCGCCGGACTTCGACCTCGAGCTCGCCCTCGCCTCGCTCGCCCGCTTCGCCGCCCATTCGCCCGCCGCGATCGTCCTCGCGCACTACGGCGTGGTGCCGGGCGAGGCGGCCGCCGTGCTCGCCGACGCCGCGGAGACGCTGCGCTCCTGGGCGGGCGTCGCGCGCGGCGCCTTTCTCGCCGGCAACGACATCGCGACCGCCCTCGAGGGCGCCTTCGGCGGCGACTTCTCCCACCTCGACGACGCGGCGCGCCACCGCGCCGAGACACTGAACGGCATCCACTCCAACGCCGACGGCTTCCGCCGCTGGCTGGAGACGACGGCCGCCCCCGCCGAAGGCGAGCCGCAGCCCTAG
- a CDS encoding glycoside hydrolase family 15 protein: MALRLEDYAIIGDTQTAAVVGRDGSIDWLCLPRFDSEACFAALVGDEKNGFWRICPAASGAPGEGAPLLSSSRHYRADTLVLETEWELPEGRVRVTDCMPVRVQNPQVVRIVEGLSGAVEMRMDLVVRFGYGAVVPWVRQLDGMFRAIAGPDAINLWTPVHSHGEGMTTVAHFTIRASQQVPFILSWYPSHEQPVHPIDAQYAVDEATRWWTEWASQSSCPGEARWRDPVLRSAITLKALTYAPTGGIVAAATTSLPETLGGERNWDYRFCWLRDATLTLSALNAAGYHEEALAWRDWLLRAVAGDPSQLQIMYGVRGERTLTERELAWLPGYEGSKPVRIGNLAADQFQLDVYGETISALHESRRSGIDPGPAWELEKVLLDFLEDGWRQPDDGIWEVRGPRRHFTHSKVMAWVGMDRAVRDVEEFGFEGPVDVWRRARDAIKAEVLEKGFDAGRNTFTQYYGSKELDASTLMIPLVGFLPPSDARVVGTVDAIQADLARDGFVLRYDAQNAAEVDGLSGREGAFLACSFWLVDNLEMIGRHDEAVTLFERLLGLANDVGLLAEEYDPVADRLVGNFPQAFSHVSLVNSAVNLQRASGWQGADDHSLHTRLQGRRVSIPHRLRHPTMHHHPSSAKRRSI, from the coding sequence ATGGCGCTCCGGCTCGAAGACTACGCAATCATCGGCGACACCCAGACCGCCGCGGTCGTCGGCCGCGACGGCTCGATCGACTGGCTCTGCCTCCCCCGCTTCGACAGCGAAGCCTGCTTCGCTGCCCTCGTCGGCGACGAGAAGAACGGCTTCTGGCGGATCTGTCCGGCGGCGAGCGGCGCCCCCGGCGAGGGGGCCCCGCTGCTCTCGAGTTCGCGCCACTACCGCGCCGACACGCTCGTCCTCGAGACCGAGTGGGAGCTCCCCGAGGGCCGGGTGCGGGTCACCGACTGCATGCCGGTGCGCGTCCAGAACCCACAGGTCGTGCGCATCGTGGAGGGGCTCTCCGGCGCCGTCGAGATGCGCATGGACCTCGTTGTGCGCTTCGGCTACGGCGCCGTCGTGCCCTGGGTCCGCCAGCTCGACGGCATGTTCCGGGCGATCGCCGGGCCGGACGCGATCAACCTCTGGACGCCGGTGCACTCCCACGGCGAGGGGATGACGACCGTCGCCCACTTCACGATCCGCGCCAGCCAGCAGGTCCCCTTCATCTTGTCCTGGTACCCCTCGCACGAGCAGCCGGTGCACCCGATCGACGCGCAGTACGCGGTCGACGAGGCGACGCGCTGGTGGACCGAGTGGGCGAGCCAGTCCTCCTGCCCCGGCGAGGCGCGCTGGCGCGACCCGGTGCTGCGCTCCGCGATCACCCTGAAGGCGCTCACCTACGCGCCGACCGGGGGGATCGTCGCCGCGGCGACGACCTCGCTGCCCGAGACCCTCGGCGGCGAGCGCAACTGGGACTACCGCTTCTGCTGGCTGCGCGACGCGACCCTCACCCTCTCGGCGCTGAACGCCGCCGGCTACCACGAGGAGGCGCTCGCCTGGCGGGACTGGCTGCTGCGCGCCGTCGCCGGCGACCCGAGCCAGCTGCAGATCATGTACGGGGTGCGCGGCGAGCGGACCCTCACCGAGCGCGAGCTCGCCTGGCTGCCCGGCTATGAGGGCTCCAAGCCGGTGCGCATCGGCAACCTCGCCGCCGACCAGTTCCAGCTCGACGTCTACGGCGAGACGATCTCGGCGCTGCACGAGTCTCGCCGCAGCGGCATCGACCCCGGCCCGGCGTGGGAGCTCGAGAAGGTGCTCCTCGACTTCTTAGAGGACGGCTGGCGCCAGCCCGACGACGGGATCTGGGAGGTGCGGGGGCCGCGCCGCCACTTCACCCACTCCAAGGTGATGGCCTGGGTGGGGATGGACCGCGCGGTGCGCGACGTCGAGGAGTTCGGCTTCGAGGGGCCCGTCGATGTCTGGCGACGGGCCCGCGACGCGATCAAGGCGGAGGTCCTCGAGAAGGGCTTCGACGCTGGGCGCAACACCTTCACCCAGTACTACGGCTCCAAGGAGCTCGACGCGAGCACGCTCATGATCCCCCTCGTCGGCTTCCTCCCCCCCTCCGACGCCCGCGTCGTCGGCACCGTCGACGCGATCCAGGCCGATCTCGCCCGTGACGGCTTCGTCCTCCGCTACGACGCGCAGAACGCCGCAGAGGTGGACGGCCTCTCGGGGCGGGAGGGGGCCTTCCTCGCCTGCTCGTTCTGGCTGGTCGACAACCTCGAGATGATCGGCCGCCACGACGAGGCGGTGACCCTCTTCGAGCGCCTCCTCGGCCTGGCGAACGACGTCGGCCTGCTCGCTGAGGAGTACGACCCCGTCGCCGACCGCCTGGTCGGCAACTTCCCCCAGGCCTTCAGTCACGTCTCGCTCGTCAACTCGGCGGTCAACCTGCAGCGCGCGAGCGGCTGGCAGGGGGCCGACGACCACTCGCTCCACACGCGTCTGCAGGGGCGCCGGGTCTCGATCCCGCACCGCCTCCGCCACCCGACGATGCACCACCACCCCTCGAGCGCCAAGCGGCGGAGCATCTAA
- a CDS encoding maleylpyruvate isomerase family mycothiol-dependent enzyme has translation MPSPHRQPIAVLRHSHEHLCALVSPLDDAALEAPSYCDDWNVAQVLSHLGSGAEIALLNFTAARAGAPAPDRSEYQAIWDTWNARSPREMADGFAAADEAHIAAYEALSDEELDALSIPWFDGSMLDASGAVLMRLGEHAVHTWDVEVASAPEATVQAEAVEHLVDLLPRRAARLARGDKPDGAVAVHAEEPARDFLLSLGEQPALTPGAGEAESSLSLPAEALLRLLYGRLDAEHTPSSATTSGPVDLAALRAAFPGF, from the coding sequence ATGCCCTCGCCCCACCGCCAGCCGATCGCCGTCCTGCGCCACAGCCACGAGCACCTCTGCGCGCTCGTCTCGCCGCTCGACGACGCCGCGCTCGAGGCCCCCTCCTACTGTGACGACTGGAACGTCGCGCAGGTCCTCTCCCATCTCGGGAGCGGCGCGGAGATCGCCCTCCTCAACTTCACCGCAGCGCGCGCCGGCGCTCCCGCGCCCGACCGCAGCGAGTACCAGGCGATCTGGGACACCTGGAACGCGAGGAGCCCGCGCGAGATGGCCGACGGCTTCGCCGCCGCCGACGAGGCGCACATCGCCGCCTACGAGGCGCTCTCCGACGAGGAGCTCGACGCGCTCTCCATCCCCTGGTTCGACGGCAGCATGCTCGACGCGAGCGGCGCGGTGCTGATGCGCCTCGGCGAGCACGCCGTGCACACCTGGGACGTCGAGGTGGCGAGCGCGCCCGAGGCCACGGTGCAGGCCGAGGCGGTGGAGCACCTCGTCGACCTGCTCCCCCGGCGCGCGGCGCGCCTCGCGCGCGGCGACAAGCCCGACGGCGCGGTCGCGGTGCACGCCGAGGAGCCGGCGCGGGACTTCCTCCTCAGCCTCGGCGAGCAGCCGGCGCTCACCCCGGGCGCCGGCGAGGCGGAGAGCTCGCTCTCGCTCCCCGCCGAGGCGCTGCTGCGCCTTCTCTACGGCCGTCTCGACGCCGAGCACACGCCGTCCTCGGCAACGACGAGCGGCCCCGTCGACCTCGCCGCGCTGCGGGCGGCCTTTCCCGGCTTCTAG
- the egtB gene encoding ergothioneine biosynthesis protein EgtB codes for MVATAPTSTATGARYRAVRSATEALAEPLSAEDQTVQSMADVSPTKWHRAHVTWFFETFLLAEHVPGYRPFHPMFGYLFNSYYEALGARHPRPDRGLLSRPSVEEVAAYRRHVDEAMGELFGGDLEGEIGERVELGLNHEQQHQELLLMDIKHVLSQNPLRPAYAPAVPAPTPTAPPPGWLAHPGGLVEVGEEAACFTFDNERPRHLVQLAPFALCSRPVLCGEWLEFIADGGYERPELWLSDGWAAVTAEGRRGPLYWSAADGGAVVFTLTGERPVDPAEPVCHVSYYEADAFARWSGARLPTEVEWEAVARAEGFASAPRAAAALHPAAPSSPGGAGEVWEWTSSAYLPYPGFRVAPGAVGEYNGKFMVNQHVLRGGCCATPPGHERLTYRNFFPPGARWAFCGLRLARDC; via the coding sequence GTGGTCGCCACCGCCCCCACGTCCACCGCGACCGGCGCCCGCTACAGGGCCGTCCGGAGCGCGACGGAGGCCCTCGCCGAGCCCTTGTCGGCCGAGGACCAGACCGTGCAGTCGATGGCCGACGTGAGCCCGACGAAATGGCACCGGGCGCACGTCACGTGGTTCTTCGAGACCTTCCTGCTCGCCGAGCACGTCCCGGGCTACCGCCCCTTCCACCCGATGTTCGGCTACCTCTTCAACTCCTACTACGAGGCCCTCGGCGCCCGTCACCCCCGCCCCGACCGTGGCCTGCTCTCCCGCCCGAGCGTCGAGGAGGTGGCCGCCTACCGGCGCCACGTCGACGAGGCGATGGGCGAGCTGTTCGGCGGCGACCTCGAGGGCGAGATCGGCGAGCGGGTCGAGCTCGGCCTCAACCACGAGCAGCAGCACCAGGAGCTGTTGCTCATGGACATCAAGCACGTGCTCTCCCAGAACCCGCTCCGCCCCGCCTACGCCCCCGCCGTCCCCGCCCCGACCCCCACCGCGCCGCCCCCCGGCTGGCTCGCCCACCCCGGCGGCCTCGTCGAGGTCGGCGAGGAGGCGGCGTGCTTCACCTTCGACAACGAACGGCCGCGCCACCTCGTCCAGCTCGCACCGTTCGCGCTCTGCTCCCGCCCCGTGCTCTGCGGGGAGTGGCTCGAGTTCATCGCCGACGGCGGTTACGAGCGTCCCGAGCTGTGGCTCTCCGACGGCTGGGCGGCGGTCACCGCCGAGGGGCGGCGCGGGCCGCTGTACTGGTCGGCCGCCGACGGGGGGGCGGTCGTCTTCACCCTCACCGGCGAGCGCCCCGTCGACCCCGCCGAGCCGGTCTGCCACGTGAGCTACTACGAGGCGGACGCCTTCGCCCGCTGGTCCGGGGCGCGGCTGCCCACCGAGGTGGAGTGGGAGGCCGTGGCGCGAGCCGAGGGCTTCGCCTCGGCGCCGCGCGCCGCCGCCGCGCTGCACCCCGCGGCCCCTTCCTCACCGGGCGGCGCCGGCGAGGTCTGGGAGTGGACCTCGTCGGCCTACCTGCCCTACCCGGGCTTTCGGGTCGCGCCGGGTGCGGTCGGTGAGTACAACGGGAAGTTCATGGTCAACCAGCACGTGCTGCGCGGCGGTTGCTGTGCCACCCCGCCCGGCCACGAGCGCCTCACCTACCGGAACTTCTTCCCGCCCGGGGCGCGTTGGGCCTTCTGCGGGCTGCGCCTCGCGAGGGACTGCTGA
- a CDS encoding enoyl-CoA hydratase-related protein yields MSAAPRDEQRPSRKSVRLRRSGAVAELRLDRPAAHNALSSAMLGELRAACVKLAGDPALAAVVLSSTDPVAFCVGADLKERAGFSDDELVAQRPLLSAAFAALRAIPVPVVAAVGGYAVGGGYELALSCDVIVAGEGAVVGLPEVSRGLIPGGGGTQLLQRRAGSGVAAELIYSGRLVAAPEALQRGLVDRLVAGGSEQGEALALAGEIAGNSPLAVRSAKRALLLGADLALERGLEVEEAAWRRVALSEDRREGIRAFVEKRPPVWPPSVDAL; encoded by the coding sequence ATGAGCGCCGCGCCGCGCGACGAGCAGCGCCCGAGCCGAAAGAGCGTGCGGCTGCGGCGCTCCGGCGCCGTCGCCGAGCTCCGCCTCGACCGGCCCGCGGCCCACAACGCCCTCAGCTCGGCGATGCTCGGCGAGCTGCGCGCCGCCTGCGTGAAGCTCGCCGGCGACCCGGCCCTCGCCGCGGTCGTGCTCTCCTCCACCGACCCGGTGGCCTTCTGCGTGGGGGCGGACCTGAAGGAGCGGGCCGGCTTCTCCGACGACGAGCTCGTCGCCCAGCGCCCGCTCCTCAGCGCCGCCTTCGCCGCGCTGCGCGCCATCCCTGTCCCGGTCGTCGCCGCCGTCGGCGGCTACGCGGTCGGCGGCGGCTACGAGCTCGCCCTCAGCTGCGACGTGATCGTCGCCGGCGAAGGCGCGGTCGTCGGCCTCCCGGAGGTCTCCCGCGGCCTCATCCCCGGCGGTGGCGGCACCCAGCTCCTGCAGCGCCGCGCCGGGAGCGGGGTGGCGGCCGAGCTGATCTACTCCGGCCGCCTCGTCGCCGCGCCAGAGGCGCTGCAGCGGGGCCTCGTCGACCGCCTCGTCGCCGGCGGCTCGGAGCAGGGCGAGGCGCTGGCGCTGGCGGGCGAGATCGCCGGCAACTCCCCGCTCGCGGTGCGCAGCGCGAAGCGGGCGCTGCTGCTCGGCGCCGACCTCGCCCTCGAACGGGGCCTCGAGGTCGAGGAGGCCGCCTGGCGGCGGGTCGCGCTCTCCGAGGACCGCCGCGAGGGGATCCGCGCCTTTGTCGAGAAGCGGCCACCGGTTTGGCCGCCCTCGGTGGATGCGCTTTGA
- a CDS encoding (Fe-S)-binding protein, which produces MLSRWPIGVAASLLAAALALARGRALGRLIASGRPDPTRRSSGWARLRRELVEVLGQRRLLRFTVAGAAHALVFWGFIVLLATVIEAYGALFSPTFAIPLIGHAPALGLVEDLFSALVLVGLVTFLAIRLARRPAREGRRSRFFGSHAAVAYALLTMIFLVIGTLLVFRGAASLDGHLPDGGLAYLSRAVGSLLAHGGHGFAARTETVALDANVVVIAAFLALVPYTKHLHIALAPLNIAFGRDRRLGPLHSTPDLDPEHFDEETLLGVGQIAEFSWKQLLDFATCTECGRCQSVCPAWASGKELSPKLLVMELRDELFAAPVVAPAAGRPIVPGVISPEVIWACTTCGACVEECPVDIEHVDAIIDLRRHQVMSESALPDASAATMLRNVESRGDPFGVGAAARLEWAADLGFEVEVVGEVIDPAVEYLLWVGCAGAHDARARRTVRSLARLLQRAGVRFAVLGRQERCTGDPARRMGNEFLFQEQARANIETLERVGVRKVVTTCPHCLNTIGSEYPALGGNFTVVHHSELLADLVAAGRLPVGELAGRVTYHDPCYLGRHQRIFDEPRAVLAGTGAELVELERNRERSFCCGAGGARMWLEEPVEQRVNLLRTDEALATGSSVVATACPYCRIMLDDGVHARSAEDEVEVLDLAELLERSLGGR; this is translated from the coding sequence GTGCTGAGCCGCTGGCCGATCGGGGTCGCCGCGAGCCTCCTCGCCGCGGCGCTCGCGCTGGCGCGCGGGCGCGCCCTCGGCCGCCTCATCGCGAGCGGTCGCCCCGACCCGACGAGAAGGAGCTCCGGCTGGGCGCGACTGCGCCGCGAGCTCGTCGAGGTCCTCGGCCAGCGCCGGCTGCTGCGCTTCACCGTGGCCGGCGCCGCCCACGCGCTCGTCTTCTGGGGCTTCATCGTCTTGTTGGCGACGGTCATCGAGGCCTACGGGGCGCTCTTCAGCCCCACCTTCGCGATCCCGCTCATCGGCCACGCCCCCGCCCTCGGCCTCGTGGAGGACCTCTTCAGCGCCCTCGTCCTCGTCGGCCTCGTGACCTTCCTCGCGATCCGCCTCGCGCGCCGCCCGGCGCGCGAGGGGAGGCGCTCGCGCTTCTTCGGCTCGCACGCCGCCGTCGCCTACGCGCTCTTGACGATGATCTTCCTCGTCATCGGGACGCTCCTCGTGTTCCGCGGCGCGGCGAGCCTCGACGGCCACCTCCCCGACGGCGGCCTCGCCTACCTCTCGCGGGCGGTCGGCAGCCTCCTCGCGCACGGCGGGCACGGTTTCGCGGCGAGGACCGAGACCGTCGCCCTCGACGCCAACGTGGTCGTCATCGCCGCCTTCCTCGCACTCGTCCCCTACACCAAGCACCTGCACATCGCGCTCGCGCCGTTGAACATCGCCTTCGGGCGCGACCGCCGCCTCGGCCCGTTGCACTCGACGCCGGACCTCGACCCCGAGCACTTCGACGAGGAGACCCTCCTCGGGGTGGGCCAGATCGCCGAGTTCTCCTGGAAGCAGCTGCTCGACTTCGCCACCTGCACCGAGTGCGGTCGCTGCCAGAGCGTCTGCCCGGCCTGGGCGAGCGGCAAGGAGCTGTCACCGAAGCTGCTCGTCATGGAGCTGCGCGACGAGCTCTTCGCGGCGCCAGTGGTGGCGCCCGCCGCGGGGCGGCCGATCGTCCCGGGGGTGATCTCGCCGGAGGTGATCTGGGCCTGCACCACCTGCGGCGCCTGCGTCGAGGAGTGCCCCGTCGACATCGAGCACGTCGACGCGATCATCGACCTCCGCCGCCACCAGGTGATGAGCGAGTCGGCCCTCCCCGACGCCTCGGCGGCGACGATGCTGCGCAACGTCGAGAGCCGCGGCGATCCCTTCGGCGTCGGGGCGGCTGCCCGTCTCGAGTGGGCCGCCGACCTCGGCTTCGAGGTCGAGGTCGTCGGCGAGGTGATCGACCCCGCCGTCGAATACCTGCTGTGGGTGGGCTGCGCCGGGGCGCACGACGCCCGCGCCCGCCGCACGGTGCGCTCGCTCGCCCGCCTCCTGCAGCGTGCCGGCGTGCGCTTCGCGGTGCTCGGGCGACAGGAGCGCTGCACCGGTGACCCGGCGCGGCGGATGGGCAACGAGTTCCTCTTCCAGGAGCAGGCGCGGGCGAACATCGAGACGCTCGAGCGCGTCGGCGTCCGCAAGGTGGTCACCACCTGCCCGCACTGCCTGAACACGATCGGCAGCGAGTACCCCGCCCTCGGCGGCAACTTCACCGTCGTGCACCACAGCGAGCTGCTCGCCGACCTCGTCGCCGCCGGGCGGCTGCCCGTCGGTGAGCTCGCCGGCCGCGTCACCTACCACGACCCCTGCTACCTCGGCCGCCACCAGCGCATCTTCGACGAGCCGCGCGCCGTCCTCGCGGGCACCGGGGCCGAGCTCGTCGAGCTCGAGCGCAACCGTGAGCGCAGCTTCTGCTGCGGCGCGGGGGGTGCCCGTATGTGGCTCGAGGAGCCTGTCGAGCAGCGGGTGAACCTGCTGCGCACCGACGAGGCGCTGGCGACGGGGAGCAGCGTCGTCGCGACCGCCTGCCCCTACTGCAGGATCATGCTCGACGACGGGGTGCACGCCCGCAGCGCCGAGGACGAGGTCGAGGTCCTCGACCTCGCCGAGCTCCTCGAGCGCTCCCTCGGGGGTCGCTGA